In Rosa chinensis cultivar Old Blush chromosome 1, RchiOBHm-V2, whole genome shotgun sequence, a genomic segment contains:
- the LOC112180195 gene encoding UDP-galactose/UDP-glucose transporter 2, translating into MKNEEQARFLFGISLSDRPKWQQFLLCSSGFFFGYLVNGVCEEYVYNRLQFSYGWYFTFVQGFVYLFLIYLQGFTTKQMVNPWKTYVKLSAVLMGSHGLTKGSLAFLNYPAQLMFKSTKVLPVMIMGAFIPGLRRKYPPHEYVSAILLVVGLILFTLADAQTSPNFSVIGVVMVSGALVMDSFLGNLQEAIFTMNPETTQMEMLFCSTVVGLPFLVPPMILTGELFKAWSSCSQHPYVYGVLVFEAMATFIGQVSVLSLIALFGAATTAMITTARKAVTLLLSYLIFTKPLTEEHGTGLLLIGMGITLKLLPENKPYQRVSNSSSGKPKSSKPAHNEEEIIQLDHQHVGEDEEKRPLV; encoded by the exons ATGAAGAACGAAGAACAAGCTCGGTTTCTGTTTGGGATTTCGCTCTCTGATAGACCCAAATGGCAGCAATTCCTGCTTTGCTCTTCTGGGTTCTTCTTTGGTTATCTGGTTAATGGTGTCTGTGAG GAATATGTGTATAACAGGCTACAATTCAG TTATGGGTGGTACTTCACATTTGTACAAGGATTTGTGTACCTATTTCTGATTTATCTTCAAGGCTTTACCACCAAGCAAATGGTGAACCCATGGAAGACTTATGTGAAGCTATCTGCTGTGCTTATGGGCTCTCATGGACTTACCAAAGGCTCCTTGGCTTTTCTCAACTACCCCGCACAGCTAATGTTCAAATCAACAAAG GTTTTACCTGTGATGATAATGGGAGCCTTCATACCAGGTTTGAGGCGGAAGTACCCACCTCATGAGTACGTTTCTGCAATCCTTCTGGTGGTGGGTCTGATCCTATTCACCTTAGCGGATGCACAAACTTCTCCCAACTTCAGTGTGATTGGTGTTGTGATGGTATCGGGTGCTCTAGTCATGGATTCGTTTTTGGGTAATTTGCAAGAAGCAATATTTACCATGAATCCTGAAACCACACAG ATGGAGATGCTGTTTTGCTCTACAGTAGTTGGTCTACCTTTCTTGGTGCCACCAATGATTTTGACAGGAGAATTATTCAAAGCGTGGAGTTCATGTTCTCAG CATCCATACGTATATGGTGTGTTAGTCTTTGAAGCCATGGCCACGTTTATTGGCCAAGTTTCTGTCCTTTCCCTCATTGCACTTTTTGGTGCTGCCACCACAGCCATG ATAACAACGGCTAGAAAGGCAGTGACATTATTGCTATCATACTTGATATTCACAAAGCCATTAACCGAAGAGCACGGGACTGGACTTCTGCTCATAGGTATGGGGATCACATTGAAGCTCTTGCCTGAGAATAAACCATACCAAAGGGTTTCAAACTCATCATCTGGCAAACCCAAGAGTTCAAAGCCAGCTCATAACGAAGAGGAGATAATTCAACTTGACCATCAACAtgttggagaagatgaagaaaagagGCCATTGGTCTGA